The genomic region CCTATTACCAACAGTACTATGTTAATGTAAACTCTATGGCCCCATTATATGCTGAAATTAACGGCGTTAACCAAAGTTTCTCTTCAGGGTGGTTTAATTATTCTACTAAGATAATTATTGAGAACGTTACTTTCTACCCTTGTGCTTATGAGAGGTACATTATTTCCTCAGTAACACCTTCAATAGCATTTACTGTAAATTCTCCAATTAACGTTAAGGTAAGCTATATAATTCAATATTATTTAGAAGTTAATGCAAAGATTCCTGTTTATGCTTTTGTAAACGGTAGTAATGTTTCCTTCTCTTCTGGTTGGTATAATAAGGATGATCATATCGAAGTTGAGAACGTTACATGGTATAAATGTCCATTCACTAGGTTTATAATTACAAGCGTAAGTCCGTCAAACTTTACTGTCGGAAGCCACATTATTGTAAATGTTAGCTGTTTAGAGCAGTTTTACGTTCACGTTAACGCTAAAATACCTCTATATGCAGAAGTTAACGGAATTAACGAAAGTTTTACCTCCGGTTGGTATAACGACGGCATTTGCATTCATGTAGAGAACGTTACTTTCTACCCTTGTGCTTATGAGAGGTACATTATTTCCTCAATCAAGCCTTCATCAATAAGACTATGCAAACCGCTAAACGTCACTATCTCATGTTTTATTCAATTCTTCATTTGTGTAAAAAGTAAGATTCCTGTTTATGCTTTTGTAAACGGTAGTAATGTTTCCTTCTCTTCTGGTTGGTATAATAAGGGTGATCATATCGAAGTTGAGAACGTGCCATTTTACATTTCCCCTAAAGAAAGGTGTATAATTTCCTCGCCACTGCCTAGTTTCACGGTAGAAAATCATACCGTGGTTACTCTGAAAACTATTATTCAGTTCCTAGTTTGCGTCATTTCAGTAATTCCTATTAAAGCTTACGTAAACGGCGAAGAAACGATTATTGGCACATCGTGGATAAATGAAGGAACTAAAATAGAGGTAATCAATTACACTTACTATCCTTGTAAAGACGAAAGGTATGTAATAACTTCAATAAATCCTTCCTCAACAATCTTTGTAAATTCTTCAGTAAAGTTAGCAATATATTCTATTAAGCAGTTTTTAGTATGCATAAACGGAATAAAGTCCTGGTACAATGCGGGAAGCAAGATAATACTCAATGCCACTATACCAATTTATGAAGTAGGAGAATTCATAGGCACTTATAATGTTTCTCCAGGAAGCGTGATAGTAGTCAATTCACCAGTGGTGGAAAGATTAGTTGAGAACCTTAATTACGTCTTCATTATTCTCATTACCGTAGCCGTGTTGGCTATAAGTATTATTATATTCATAAAAATTAGGAAATAAGAAAGAGAACTTTCTTTTTTTAAAAAAAGAATTAGAAAATATATTATTATTACTTTTCTTTCTTTTCTCCTTATTTTACTCTATACGTCGTATCTCCAGCTGTCTCTTCTATAGGTATCATATTAGTATCGTAACCTTTATAATACCAGGCTAAGCTCCCACCAAGTCCTAAAGCCCAAAGGCCAAGATTATATATTACGAATTGAGTAGATGAAAAACCAGAAGTTAAGTAAAGTGACCCGGCATAAGCTAGCATGGGTGCTACTCTAATTAATCCGATATAGAACGCTCTAGATTTTATTGGCATTAATAACGGTTCTAGAACTGTCCTAGTTGCCCAGCCGAATTCACTAAAAGCCATGTTAAAGAGTAAGAGCACGTAAAACACGCCTAGAGAGAATGGAACTAATCCGCTGATTAATAATAGTATTGGTATCATTGTTAAAGTACCTCCTAGAAAGGAGAATACAGCAAATTTCCTTGTGGGTATGTATTTAACTAGGAAAGAAGCTATTATTCCTGCAATTGAGGCTCCTAAATTTGCAATGAAGACTATCTCATCTACAACAATTCCTTTAAAATAATAGTCAGCAATAGTATAAGCCATTAAACCATAAGTTAAGTATTGCGAAACTCCTATAATAGAAAGAAATGCATATCTAAAACCTAAAGAAACCTCATTAACCCCTCTGGGTGTTACATGCCTTACCTCTGCACCAGAAAAATATTTCTCTATTTCTTTTTCAGCTTCTTCCCTCTTTCCAGCCTTAACCAACCATCTAACGCTTTCAGGCGTTAAATATCTCATGACTATTGCAAAGCCCACCATTACAATTGCGAGAATTCCCAAAGTTCTCAACTCTAAAAGGTAAGATGAAGAAAGATAGTATGTCAAGTAAGATATTGCTGCAGCAACCATTGCACCCATGTTGTCAAAATTAGGTAAGAATACTAGCATCGTCTCCCTTAATGAAAGTGGCATAGTTTCACCAGCGTAAGATAAAGCAGTTGGAACTTCTCCCTCTATCCCTAGATAACCGAGGATTATACCTAGGACTACTAAAGGCAAAAAGACTGGAGAGGAAGTAGAGATTACTCCAGAGACTACTGCTTGAGATACTCCAAATATAATTAAAGCCCCAGTACCGTAAAGCCCCATAGTAAGGAAAAAGGTCCCTTTTCTTCCCAACCTTATGTCGGAAAGGCGAGAAATCGCTAAGTCGCCAACTAGCTGAGCAATTATTGGGACTACCAAAAACCAAACTTGATTAACTTGCGGGTAAAAGATTGGAGCGATTGACGCTATAATCCCCCACATAAAAAATCCTACAGCTAGTGATGAGAATAAGGACCAGTGAGCTTTCGTCCACTTAGAAAAATCAATTTCTGAAAAGTCCATAAGATCATTTCATTAAAGTAGCTTATAAATTTAGTTATAATGATTAAATAAAGAGCTGTCAAGCTTTCTCAACTGAAGTTATTCCTATTAAATTCCAGTAATACGCCTCCACCTCTAGCGGGACTGCCGGTACATAATAGCCCTCGTAAGAAGGATATAACTTAACGATTTCCCAAGAATCCTTCTTCAGAGCAGTTGCATTAGAGCAGAAAATATAACCATTTGCCGAAATAGATGGGGTATCAGGAAATATCCTAAAATAAGGTTTTATGCAATTAGGCAAAGAAGGTGATTTAGGGTAGTAACTTACGTTGAGTAAAAATCCGTAAATTTCTCCGTCTTTTTCACAAATGTGAAGCACTTTCACGTTAATTGATGTATAGTAGGGAGTGTATGCAAAATGAAAGAAAATTCCTAGACTAATCAATAAAAGTACTGGTATAGCTAGAGGTTTAAAGCTGATTGCATTTATTCTTTCTCTCTCTCCATTTGGCAATGCGTATCCTAGTATAGGCCAGGACATAAAATAATTCCATAAACCCCTATAGTTAACGAAGAAGATAAAATACGGAAAGAAAACCCAAGAATCCTTAAAATTGTCGTAATATTTCCAGAAAAAGTAAACCTCAGTAAGCGTAACGATTACTATTGCCAAAGTAAAAAATAGAGGATAAATGTAAAAGAATCCAGAAATCGCTATCATCGACAAGCTCATACTTATACCTATTAGCGGAGCTACTATTGGATAAAGAACCCCTTGAAAATAGTATTCTGGAGAAAGTAAAATAAAATACCCGTTAATCGCCAGGAAAGAGATAGCAGTGTAAATTATAAACTTCAGTAATGAACTCCTTCCCTCTTCCTTGTATATTGAAATTAAATAAAACGGAAGAAGGGCAAAAGGAGTCTGCTTCAGTGATAAAGCCAAGCCGTAAAATATACCTTTGGCTTTCACGTCTTTGGAAAATAGTGAAAGTAAAACAAAGAAAACCCAATCGAGAGTAGTAACTCCACCTGCAGAGAAGTCACGATAATTGATGTTAAATAAGTAGGGGAGTAAGAAAGATAAAAATAGGAATTTGTCAACTTTCCTTAACTTTGCATATAGGAGAAAGGCTACTAAAAAGTAGAAAGTCACAGTAATGAAATTGGGGTTTATGTTGAAGATTACTGATGGAATAAGTATAAGCATTTGCAATGCAGGGTAATCGTACCTGGTAACTACTCCTCCAGTGGAAAGAGGAGTTCCCAAAATTGGTATAAATTTGCACAAATGGAAAACGCTGTAAATATTGGCAGTAAGTGCAGGGTTATAAGGATTTTCTCCGTGTAAAAATAGGTAAGCAGCATAGTAACTAAGCATCATTTCGTCGGTTCCAAAATTAGGAGAGACAACAAGGGTAGAGAAAGTTAAGATTAGAAAATTTACAAGCATTGCCTCAGCTAGAAAATTGTATTTAATACCTACGGCTACTAGTAACAAGTAAATGATGAAAACGTAAATACTAACTCCTTGTGTGAAATAATATAACAATCCTACAACAATGGCCTCTGCATAAATAATAGCAATGAAGTATTTATCTTGAATGTGCATACTAGTAAATAGCATGAGACCTGAGAAAAATATTGATAACACGTCAAGAGTAATGAATAACAAATTATCGTAATTAGGAGCTATTAGTAGAAACATGGAAATGGCAAATAAAAACTGAGAAAAATTCACCGTTAATGCTTTATTCCTATCCATTAAAGGTGTGATAAGTCTAGCAAATAAAAAGTTATGCGAAAAATGCCAAGACTTGCCATTCTGTAAAGAAGAAAGTAAGAAAGAAGGAAATAGCTATATAAATGACCGTAAATGCTTTTCTCTTAAATATTATGTCGGCATATCCAAGCAAGGAAGGAAATGCGGGCAGTAATAAACGTGGTAAGGATATTGAAGGCCAGCCGTGAATAAAAAAGAGAGGTAATATTATACTTAATGAATAGAGAGTTAGAAACATGTTCTTAGATTTCTTGTAAAAGAGTATAGTTCCTATAATATAGAAGGCTAGAAATGCGTAATTCCTCAGTAGATAAATTAAGGGAGATAAATGAAAACATGGAGCAAAGAAGGTATTAATAAAATAATCATAACAATTTAATATCCATTCTGCTTGGCACCACGGTGTAGTAAAGTAAGCGTGCCAATACTTATTTTCGACTGAAAAGAACGTGAAAGGACTACCAGTAAAGATCCAGAATGCAATAAGAATTATCCCTCCTATAACTAGTGGAGGGATAAAGTACCAAATTTTCCTCCTATACTTTAAAAGAAACGAAGGTAGTGTATAAGCCAAATTATAGAAAGTAGCTATTGCACCTCCTAAAGAAAGGGCAGAAAGCCAACCTTCTAGATTAAGTGAAAGTACGAGAAAAGTTAATGCAACATCGTCTGAGTAAGGAATTGTTGAATACAGAACGAATACAGGGAAGGTTGATAGTACTAATGAACCTTTAAACCCGTAGTACTTGTATACTAGTAACACAAAAATGTAACCAAAAATATTTGTGATTATAAAACTGGAAAGAAGATATGACCTTGTCAAGTATGTTAATCCTCTTATAAGGAACGGAAAAAGGGGAGAAAAGGCGTAAAGGAACTTGTTAATATATCCATATTGAGCAATCCATAAATAATCTATAGCGTCCCAATTAGTAGCCATTTTAAAAAAGAAGAGTTTCCCTGAAAAAATATAGAATGTTATAAAAACTATAATTTTTGCTAAAGTATACAATAAAAGAGGAAATAAAGTAGTATTATAATGTTTTCTTCTCATTATCATTCATCCTCATTTTAGGCCTAAGAAGCAATATTAGTATAATAATGGAAAGTCCTAAAGATGTTATTCCAAGAAGAATATCATGAAACCTTTGTTCTCCTTGGGCAGCTTTAGAAAAGTTGTAAGTAAGTATAGTAGCTAGAGTATAACCTGGAAAATTAGGTAAGCTCTCGTTATTAATCAAATTTGTCTTCCATAATACATATGTTGCTTTCATTTCTATTTTTCCGCAGCAACATTTTATATCACATCCCTTTATAGGAATTCCAGAAGCGTTATAATATAAGATAAAAATGTATTTTGAGCCTAGAGCATATGAAATATTATAATATACATAAAGTCCGTCTTTTGTGCCATTATATATGAACGAAGAGGTATTATGACCTAATTTACATGGCGCAATATAGAAAAAACCTTCAGAACAAGTAATCTTTTGAAGAAAAGTTCCTGCCGGTAAATACGCAGTTATATTGGGTAATACCTCAGTCTGATTAATAATCATGGTATCGTTACAGAATACTTTTTCTACCTCTTCAATTTCTATAATTTTTTGAATACAATAATGAGCCGAATAATATATTACGGTGATATTGAATACTTCAAATTTTCCTGCTTCTAGAGAAATGCTAGAATCAAACTGTTGGTGAGAGATAGTAGAATATAAAGAAAATAGAGAAAATAAAAACAATATTAAAAAAATATGTATACTTTTAATGTCATGGTGGTTATGACGCCGTAGCTGTTACTGTTACGGTTCCTCCATCACTTAGTACTAAAGTGAAGGAATATTCCTGTCCAGGTACTGGAGTTATTCCTAAGCCGCTTATACTTAAACAGACAACATTTGTACCAGCAGTTAATGTCTTAGATGCAGACACGCTATTTGCTCCGTATTCAATTCCTATTATATTAACATTACCGGATGAAACAAGCGTAACCTTAAGAGTACTACCACTAATTGTACCGTATCCAGCTTCTGATACTGTTGGTGTAGAAGTGAAGGCTCCTAGATATCCAAAGGCGAAGAATACTACAACGAGAGCTATTATTACTGAAGCAATTACTAGAATTAGAGCTGTTATTGCTCCTGATAATCCTTTTTTGCTTTTCTTTGTCTTTTGAACTATCATGATTATCTAAAGAAACTTTGGTTATTGAATAATAGAGAGACTATACTGAAACTATTTAACCCTGGCGTAGTACACTATTTTATCCTTGTTCTTTCTTTTTTATTAAAGAAATATTATGTTAGCTACTAATGTAAATTTAGTTCTATTCTCAGACTTTATAGAAAGACTTATATAGAAAATTTACCTACTTCATTTTAATGAAAGGAATGTGGAGTTCTTTTACAACACTTATTATCTTGGTCGCAACTGTATTTGCTTCACTAGTTGTAGTATTTTATGCTTATTCAATGTTAGGAGCACAGAATCAGAGCATAATAGTTACTCAAGCTTCTCCGGGAATAATCAAAGACGGTCAACTTTACGTTTCCCTCCAAACTAATTCGCAAATAAAAATAGTTAAACATCAAGTAGAAGGTTACTGTGAAGCTGAAAATGTTTGCTTAAAGCCTGGATTAAATAACGTTTCTTTAAATCTTCCTTCAGGATTTTCTCCCTTAAAGTGCGAAGTATATTCCTTTACTTTGGTTTTATGCAACGGGAAGTCCGTTATTGTTAATGCTAAATATTATTGCTAATAGGGGTTTGGGCTTCATCGAATTTTCATGAAATTGTATCTAATTCTCAGCCCTTGGGCTTCATCAGAGTCACGGGGAAACCCGTTACCCCTCCGCCCCTTTAGCGGGATAACCCCAACCCACACCCGCGGTATTTCACGGATGTGGGGAAACCCGCACATCTTGAGGTAAATATTTAATGACGCGTTTAATTGTCTATCTAGAGTGAACCCACACCTCTCGCAATGAAAAGTCCTGCCAACCTTTCGGGAAACCCATCCACATCTGGGGCAGGACTTGGAAGTGAGGTGTGGGTTAACCTCCTTCAAGAAGGAACCGTAAAGAGGAGCCTTATACTTTAGCACACGGTGAATCGACCTCCACACAGTCCGTGAAATCTTTTTAGAAAGGGAGTCGTTAGCATCCCTAAACATCTCTTGCTTATTCAGTTTTTCAACAACAAACAACGTGAGAGGATACATCTCCAGCAAACTGTTAACGAACTTGTGAACATAATCCAGCACACGGTTCCTCTCACGGTGGGAATATTTTCTCATCAATTCCTTCCCCTTCCTACCGTGCTTTGAAGCAAAAGACTGTATTTTACTCCTCTTTAATTTCATACCCTATTTTAGACTGTAAAGCTCCTTGATGGAAAACGTGACGAACTTCTCTCCATCGTATGCGTCTAGAGTATAGAGGTTACTATCAATAGAGAGAAAGTCAAGGGGAGTAAACCAAGGTAACTTGTAACGAAATGGCAGGTACACTTTATCCTCCTTTATCACGGGCTCACCTAGTTCTAGCCCCTTAACCCGTTTAGAGAACCAAGTGTGAGACCAAGAGAAGGTAATATACTCGTAAGGTCTTACTGTAATCCTTACTCTCTCGCCATCAACCTTCCTAAGAGTTGACTTAATCCTAACGTAAACCTTCTTCAATCTAGGTTTACTCAATGACGCTTGTCCCTTCTCGACTCTCCTCCTCCAACTTTCCAGTATTGAGTAAGCGTCATTAATTGCCTTATCAACATAGTGTGAAGCTAAGTTGTTGATATTCTCTAACTCATCCCTTAGCGTATTGTATACTTGCTTTTTCTTAGGCAAGGTTATTTTAACCTTCGTAAATACTTTCTTACCTTTCTTCGCTTCTTTTCTCTCTACCTTCACCTTCTCCCATAACCAGTCTAAAGCTTTTTGCAGTAGTGTCTTGTAGTTCTCTAATAATATTTTCGTCTCCTCCTTCTTATCATTCTCCAAGGAGTAAGTTAGGTAAATGTACTCCTCCTCTGGTTGGAGTGATTTAATTCTTAAGTTCTTCGACACACTTTTCCACCTTTTCGTATTTTTGACTCCTCATTCCGTAGAGTTTTCCGCTAAATGATACAAGTATGGAGACCAAATCCTCTATCAACTCTTGTTCTGGTGTT from Acidianus ambivalens harbors:
- a CDS encoding MFS transporter, which gives rise to MDFSEIDFSKWTKAHWSLFSSLAVGFFMWGIIASIAPIFYPQVNQVWFLVVPIIAQLVGDLAISRLSDIRLGRKGTFFLTMGLYGTGALIIFGVSQAVVSGVISTSSPVFLPLVVLGIILGYLGIEGEVPTALSYAGETMPLSLRETMLVFLPNFDNMGAMVAAAISYLTYYLSSSYLLELRTLGILAIVMVGFAIVMRYLTPESVRWLVKAGKREEAEKEIEKYFSGAEVRHVTPRGVNEVSLGFRYAFLSIIGVSQYLTYGLMAYTIADYYFKGIVVDEIVFIANLGASIAGIIASFLVKYIPTRKFAVFSFLGGTLTMIPILLLISGLVPFSLGVFYVLLLFNMAFSEFGWATRTVLEPLLMPIKSRAFYIGLIRVAPMLAYAGSLYLTSGFSSTQFVIYNLGLWALGLGGSLAWYYKGYDTNMIPIEETAGDTTYRVK